A stretch of the Brevundimonas sp. MF30-B genome encodes the following:
- a CDS encoding integrase arm-type DNA-binding domain-containing protein, whose product MPRTPKRLTDRAARGALPEGWHLDGDGLYLVVSRSGARSWIYRFRQDGRRREIGLGSISTTSLADARLARDAAKVLAAQGGDPAARRRAEPSEVGPDRAEGDARPPTRGPSLRDCWIAYVAAQEGGWRGRKTKAGWMRSIDRHAAAIKHKPVDQIDRQDVLNVVEPLWLTKAESAGKLRERLERVLDYARFKGLRTGENPAMWKGNLIYALPPRPKLQRGHMPAILYEKLPALMVKLAARTGMSARALEFTILTVARETMTLEATWDEFDGDIWGLGAARMKERPFRQPLSSGAKAVLEAVRPDRPTPSAFVFPSQRGGVMSNMAMDMLLRDLAPGCTPHGMRSAFRDWAGDETDFAKEVIEECMAHTVGDETERAYRRRDALRKRQAVLQAWSDFCLPHHPVPRRVSDKAARQPRASAPAPSQHAGGEGAITGDLFALI is encoded by the coding sequence ATGCCCCGCACCCCCAAGAGGCTCACCGACCGCGCCGCGCGCGGCGCCTTGCCTGAAGGTTGGCACCTGGACGGCGACGGACTCTATCTTGTCGTGTCGCGGTCGGGCGCCCGCAGTTGGATCTACCGGTTCAGGCAGGACGGCCGGCGACGTGAAATCGGTTTGGGCTCGATCTCCACGACATCCCTCGCCGACGCGCGTCTGGCCCGCGACGCCGCCAAGGTTCTGGCGGCGCAGGGGGGCGACCCGGCCGCACGACGACGGGCCGAACCTTCGGAGGTCGGGCCCGACCGCGCGGAGGGCGACGCCCGTCCACCGACGCGGGGCCCGAGCCTGCGGGACTGCTGGATCGCCTATGTGGCCGCCCAGGAGGGTGGCTGGCGCGGTCGCAAGACCAAGGCCGGCTGGATGCGGTCCATCGATCGACACGCGGCGGCGATCAAACACAAGCCCGTCGATCAGATTGACCGTCAAGACGTGTTGAATGTCGTGGAGCCGCTGTGGCTGACCAAGGCCGAGTCCGCGGGCAAGCTGCGCGAAAGGCTGGAGCGCGTTCTGGACTACGCTCGCTTCAAGGGACTTCGAACCGGCGAAAACCCGGCGATGTGGAAGGGCAATCTGATCTACGCCCTGCCGCCGCGCCCGAAACTCCAGCGCGGTCACATGCCGGCCATACTCTATGAAAAGCTTCCGGCGCTCATGGTGAAACTCGCCGCCAGAACCGGCATGTCGGCGCGCGCCCTTGAGTTCACGATCCTGACGGTCGCTCGCGAGACCATGACGCTCGAGGCCACATGGGATGAGTTCGATGGGGACATCTGGGGGCTCGGCGCCGCGCGGATGAAGGAGCGGCCCTTCCGTCAGCCGCTCTCCAGCGGGGCGAAGGCGGTGCTCGAGGCCGTGCGGCCGGATCGCCCAACGCCGTCGGCGTTCGTCTTCCCCAGCCAGAGAGGGGGAGTGATGTCCAATATGGCGATGGATATGTTGCTGCGCGATCTCGCGCCGGGCTGCACGCCGCACGGCATGCGGTCCGCCTTCCGGGATTGGGCCGGCGACGAAACCGACTTCGCCAAGGAGGTGATCGAGGAGTGCATGGCTCACACCGTCGGGGACGAGACCGAACGGGCTTATCGGAGACGAGACGCCCTGCGCAAACGGCAGGCGGTGCTGCAGGCCTGGTCCGATTTCTGTCTGCCGCACCATCCTGTGCCGCGGAGGGTCAGCGACAAGGCGGCCCGCCAGCCCCGAGCCTCGGCGCCGGCCCCCTCTCAGCACGCCGGCGGCGAGGGCGCGATCACAGGCGATCTGTTCGCCTTGATCTGA
- a CDS encoding acyltransferase: protein MRSERDGVRLFEPHARETPFPDVLAPLTSLRFVLALGVVLFHFQLQWTLGPDAAGLLNRARLGVDAFFILSGFILTHVYLQGETAPSYFAFLGARVARVFPVHWAILGGLLLLILGAPMVGVGLEPDRFNARDFFTTLILVQAWFPTDGMALWNGPAWSLSAEWFAYLIFPAFAWIALRLKRRPGWLLIAAAALFVALDALYRAAFGIVLPRAEDNLGILRILPTFLYGVGLYYCGRRFDPGPRLSWLFAAVAAGVFAGLMQVNADDRLIVAAAGPLILALAFVARNETGGGWLAHPAAVFAGEISYALYLVHIPVLMAWRNAVERLFGLGRDYLMGPLELTALLSVMLVASIGLHLLVERPGRRGLRRLFRTRAAASSEARLVHSDQGEPL from the coding sequence TTGCGGAGCGAGCGGGACGGCGTGCGGCTATTCGAACCCCATGCGCGCGAGACGCCGTTTCCGGACGTGCTCGCGCCGCTGACCAGCCTGAGGTTCGTCCTCGCGCTGGGCGTGGTGCTGTTCCACTTCCAGCTTCAGTGGACGCTGGGACCCGACGCCGCCGGCTTGCTGAACCGCGCGCGGCTGGGCGTGGACGCCTTCTTCATTCTCTCCGGATTCATCCTGACCCACGTCTATCTGCAGGGCGAGACGGCGCCGTCTTACTTCGCCTTTCTCGGGGCGCGCGTGGCGCGGGTCTTCCCCGTGCACTGGGCCATCCTCGGGGGGCTGCTTCTGCTGATCCTCGGCGCGCCGATGGTCGGCGTGGGGCTGGAGCCCGACCGCTTCAACGCGAGGGATTTCTTCACCACCCTGATCCTGGTGCAGGCCTGGTTCCCGACCGACGGCATGGCCCTCTGGAACGGGCCGGCCTGGTCGCTGTCGGCGGAATGGTTCGCCTATCTGATCTTCCCGGCCTTCGCCTGGATCGCCCTTCGACTCAAGCGTCGGCCGGGCTGGCTGCTGATCGCCGCCGCCGCCCTGTTCGTCGCCTTGGACGCCCTCTACCGGGCGGCCTTCGGGATCGTCCTGCCGCGCGCCGAAGACAATCTCGGCATCCTGCGCATCCTGCCGACCTTCCTCTACGGCGTGGGTCTCTACTATTGCGGGCGGCGCTTCGATCCGGGACCGCGTCTGTCCTGGCTCTTCGCGGCGGTCGCCGCCGGGGTCTTCGCCGGCTTGATGCAGGTGAACGCCGACGATCGCCTGATCGTGGCGGCGGCGGGGCCCCTGATCCTGGCGCTGGCCTTTGTCGCGCGCAACGAGACGGGCGGCGGATGGCTCGCCCACCCGGCCGCGGTCTTCGCCGGCGAGATATCCTACGCCCTGTATTTGGTGCACATCCCGGTCCTCATGGCCTGGCGCAACGCCGTCGAGCGTCTGTTCGGCCTGGGCCGCGACTATCTGATGGGGCCGCTCGAGCTGACCGCCCTGCTGTCCGTGATGCTGGTCGCCTCGATCGGCCTGCACCTGCTCGTCGAACGTCCCGGCCGACGTGGTCTGCGCCGACTGTTCCGCACCCGCGCCGCGGCGTCGAGCGAAGCGCGTCTCGTCCATTCCGATCAAGGAGAACCCCTATGA
- a CDS encoding nuclear transport factor 2 family protein — MSVTLAAVLAAGLIQTSPQPAGPEAALSAYRAAIESLDGAAAAQAFWPDGRVFEQGSDEGVFATYLSHHLGPELAAFESFDFQDETVTSEVEGDIAWAVERYRYVIRFRDASRAPVERQGVSTSVLQRRDGAWRILMHHGSSRAPRTPPAAGAGR; from the coding sequence ATGAGCGTCACCCTCGCGGCCGTGCTGGCCGCCGGCCTGATCCAGACCAGTCCGCAACCCGCGGGTCCGGAGGCCGCCTTGTCGGCCTATCGGGCCGCCATCGAGTCGCTCGACGGCGCCGCCGCCGCCCAGGCCTTCTGGCCGGACGGCCGGGTCTTCGAGCAGGGCTCCGACGAAGGCGTGTTCGCCACCTATCTGAGCCATCATCTCGGGCCGGAACTCGCCGCTTTCGAGAGTTTCGACTTCCAGGATGAAACGGTGACGTCCGAGGTGGAGGGCGACATCGCCTGGGCCGTCGAGCGCTATCGCTACGTCATCCGCTTCCGCGACGCGTCGCGGGCGCCCGTGGAGCGTCAGGGCGTGAGCACCAGCGTGCTGCAACGGCGGGACGGCGCCTGGCGCATCCTGATGCATCATGGCTCGTCCCGCGCGCCAAGGACCCCGCCGGCCGCTGGAGCCGGTCGATGA
- a CDS encoding DUF411 domain-containing protein, producing the protein MKPAVLTRRLWLAGAAALVLPVSACAQSRDTRTMQVFKTPTCGCCDGWVRHMQAAGFVAEITELPALRSVRSSRGVPEALASCHTAVIGGYAIEGHVPAADVQRLLRERPRAVGLAVPAMPLGSPGMETPDGRVDPYETLLILPSGQTRVFARHGQA; encoded by the coding sequence ATGAAGCCGGCTGTCCTGACCCGTCGCCTCTGGCTCGCCGGCGCCGCGGCGCTCGTCCTGCCCGTCTCGGCTTGCGCCCAGAGCCGCGACACCCGGACCATGCAGGTGTTCAAGACGCCCACCTGCGGCTGTTGCGACGGCTGGGTCCGGCACATGCAGGCGGCCGGCTTCGTCGCCGAGATCACCGAACTGCCGGCCTTGCGCTCGGTGCGCAGCAGCCGCGGCGTGCCGGAGGCTTTGGCCTCCTGCCACACGGCGGTGATCGGCGGATATGCGATCGAAGGCCATGTGCCGGCGGCCGACGTCCAGCGCCTTCTGCGTGAGCGCCCCAGAGCCGTCGGCCTGGCGGTGCCGGCCATGCCGTTGGGATCGCCGGGCATGGAGACGCCCGACGGTCGGGTCGACCCCTACGAGACCCTGCTCATCCTGCCGTCGGGCCAGACCCGCGTGTTCGCCCGCCACGGCCAGGCTTGA
- a CDS encoding PepSY domain-containing protein yields the protein MSQAEARTLAAAAYAGDSSISAVERLAEAPPETGRDGPIWRVDFADREGTTFYLAPETGEVVTRRSGVWRFYDVFWRLHVMDWTHGENFNHPLIVVTTVLTLIVVISGLVLLWIRLSRDLNMARAARRSRAARTGSPSDPA from the coding sequence ATGAGCCAGGCCGAGGCCAGGACGCTCGCGGCCGCCGCCTACGCGGGAGACAGCTCGATCTCCGCCGTTGAACGCCTGGCTGAGGCGCCGCCGGAGACCGGCCGGGACGGTCCGATATGGCGCGTCGACTTCGCCGACCGGGAAGGGACCACCTTCTATCTCGCGCCGGAGACCGGCGAGGTTGTGACACGCCGCTCGGGGGTCTGGCGGTTCTATGATGTCTTCTGGCGACTGCACGTCATGGACTGGACCCATGGGGAGAATTTCAACCACCCCCTGATCGTCGTCACGACGGTCCTGACCCTGATCGTCGTAATATCGGGTCTGGTGTTGCTATGGATCCGCCTGTCCCGCGACCTGAACATGGCCCGAGCCGCCCGACGAAGCCGAGCGGCGCGGACAGGCTCGCCGTCTGATCCGGCCTAG
- a CDS encoding DUF305 domain-containing protein — MFWINMILGFVVMYVVMFTMIDGPRDFRNNLNMAYMAVTMWAPMGVFMLATMRGMYPDRRLNLALYALFVILTCASFWATRAQALIDDRQFIDSMIPHHSGAILMCREADLRDAELRALCGDITQAQRTEIDQMERIRARLR; from the coding sequence ATGTTCTGGATCAATATGATCCTGGGCTTCGTCGTCATGTATGTCGTCATGTTCACGATGATCGACGGGCCCCGGGATTTTCGGAACAATCTGAACATGGCCTATATGGCGGTCACCATGTGGGCGCCGATGGGCGTCTTCATGCTGGCGACCATGCGCGGCATGTATCCCGACCGCCGGCTCAACCTCGCGCTTTATGCGCTGTTCGTCATCCTGACCTGCGCCTCGTTCTGGGCCACACGCGCCCAGGCCTTGATCGATGACCGGCAGTTCATCGACTCGATGATCCCTCACCACTCCGGCGCCATTCTGATGTGCCGGGAGGCCGACCTTCGCGACGCCGAACTGCGCGCGCTATGCGGGGACATCACCCAAGCGCAGAGGACCGAGATCGACCAGATGGAACGGATCCGCGCGCGCCTCCGCTAG
- a CDS encoding MauE/DoxX family redox-associated membrane protein yields MAVPEPKNADLYRMVMPDHTCPYGLKARALLRRRGYAVSDHHLTTRAETDAFKAQHGVATTPQTFIDGVRIGGYDDLRRHFGERVRDKNAVTYTPVIALFAMAALMAIAASWAAYGEVAPVRTAEWFVAIAMCLLALQKLKDVDSFATMFLNYDLLAKRWIPYGTVYPFAEGLAGLLMLAGTLMWLSIPVALFIGTVGAASVFKAVYIDKRELKCACVGGDSKVPLGFVSLSENLMMVAMAIWMLLKPAGLGH; encoded by the coding sequence ATGGCCGTCCCGGAGCCCAAGAACGCCGACCTCTACCGCATGGTGATGCCGGACCACACCTGCCCCTACGGCCTCAAGGCGCGCGCCTTGCTGCGCCGGCGGGGCTACGCCGTCTCGGATCACCATTTGACGACCCGCGCGGAGACGGACGCCTTCAAGGCCCAGCATGGAGTGGCGACGACGCCGCAGACCTTCATCGACGGCGTGCGGATCGGGGGCTACGACGATCTGCGCCGGCATTTCGGCGAAAGGGTGCGCGACAAGAACGCGGTCACCTACACGCCGGTCATCGCGCTGTTCGCCATGGCGGCGCTCATGGCGATCGCCGCGAGCTGGGCGGCTTACGGCGAGGTCGCGCCCGTCCGGACGGCGGAATGGTTCGTCGCCATCGCCATGTGTCTTCTGGCGCTTCAAAAGCTGAAGGACGTCGACAGCTTCGCGACCATGTTCCTCAACTACGACCTGCTCGCCAAGCGGTGGATACCTTACGGGACCGTCTACCCCTTCGCGGAAGGGCTGGCCGGACTGCTCATGCTGGCCGGCACCCTGATGTGGCTGTCGATCCCCGTCGCCCTGTTCATCGGCACGGTCGGCGCCGCGTCGGTGTTCAAGGCGGTCTACATCGACAAGCGCGAGCTCAAATGCGCCTGCGTCGGCGGCGACAGCAAGGTCCCGCTCGGCTTCGTCTCGCTCAGCGAGAACCTGATGATGGTCGCCATGGCGATCTGGATGCTGCTCAAGCCCGCCGGCCTTGGGCACTGA
- the cueR gene encoding Cu(I)-responsive transcriptional regulator, with product MNIGQAAIRSGISAKMIRHYEDTGVIPRAERTASGYRAYQAADVDRLRFIRRARDLGFSMAETRDLLALWSDRARHSHDVKQLAARHLEDLQDRIRNLQSMAEVLRTLVNCCGGDDRPECPILDDLGDVGRARRGTSDRPA from the coding sequence GTGAACATCGGTCAAGCGGCCATTCGGTCGGGCATCTCCGCCAAGATGATCCGGCATTACGAAGACACGGGCGTCATTCCCAGGGCGGAGCGCACGGCGTCCGGCTATCGCGCGTATCAAGCGGCGGATGTCGATCGGCTGCGCTTCATCCGACGCGCGCGGGATCTGGGCTTCTCGATGGCGGAGACCCGCGATCTGCTGGCCCTGTGGAGCGACCGCGCGCGTCACAGCCATGACGTCAAGCAACTGGCGGCCCGTCACCTCGAGGATCTGCAGGACCGGATCCGGAACCTGCAGTCAATGGCCGAAGTGTTGCGGACGCTGGTCAACTGTTGCGGCGGGGACGACCGTCCGGAGTGCCCGATCCTGGATGATCTGGGAGATGTCGGTCGGGCGCGGCGAGGGACATCCGACCGTCCCGCGTAA
- the copC gene encoding copper homeostasis periplasmic binding protein CopC, with the protein MSRIFIPALAAAALVMAAPQSASAHARLVSSTPAAGASIAAPRTVSLTFSERTVAAFSKLEIEDGRGDRTTLRTTVSRDGRTLTAPVGRTLAAGAYTVHWGIASADGHRMTGSYAFSVR; encoded by the coding sequence ATGTCCCGCATCTTCATTCCCGCCCTCGCCGCCGCCGCCCTGGTGATGGCCGCGCCGCAGAGCGCCAGCGCCCACGCGCGTCTGGTCTCCTCGACCCCGGCGGCCGGGGCCAGCATCGCCGCGCCGCGGACGGTCAGCCTGACCTTCAGCGAGCGAACCGTGGCCGCGTTCTCCAAACTCGAGATCGAAGATGGGCGCGGCGACCGCACCACGCTGCGCACGACGGTCAGCCGTGACGGCCGAACCCTCACCGCGCCCGTCGGCCGGACCTTGGCGGCCGGCGCCTACACCGTGCACTGGGGCATCGCGTCGGCTGACGGGCATCGCATGACCGGAAGCTACGCCTTCAGCGTCCGCTGA
- the copD gene encoding copper homeostasis membrane protein CopD, giving the protein MLDLAVIVLRGVQYAALSILVGLPVFMVYNRTALEGLDLPWPRPLMIAAAGILTLAAPAALLAQTALMAGSTAAALDPEALRFVAAGTPLGLALVARAGLALAILVACVALRPGRWVWMAALILGLAAAATFGWTGHAGATEGAMAWPHRASTVIHAAAASAWLGALAVFVILAARPVRDQARDAALTATLRRFSGLGAVMVALLVATGVANGLFIVGWSNATAAAGTAWGLLLACKLGLFAAMVGLAAWHRFRAVPALDRNGASEWARLRLSLGLEFFAGGLILALVAILGVQPPLGG; this is encoded by the coding sequence ATGCTGGATCTCGCCGTCATCGTGCTGCGCGGCGTCCAATACGCCGCGCTCTCCATTCTCGTCGGCCTGCCGGTCTTCATGGTCTACAACCGGACGGCGCTGGAAGGCCTCGACCTGCCTTGGCCGAGGCCGCTGATGATCGCGGCGGCGGGCATCCTGACCCTCGCGGCGCCTGCGGCGCTGCTGGCGCAGACCGCGCTGATGGCGGGGTCGACGGCGGCCGCCCTCGATCCCGAAGCTCTGCGCTTCGTGGCCGCCGGCACGCCCTTGGGCCTCGCCCTCGTCGCGCGCGCGGGCCTGGCCTTGGCGATCCTCGTCGCCTGTGTCGCCCTGCGGCCGGGACGCTGGGTTTGGATGGCTGCGCTCATCCTCGGCCTGGCGGCGGCCGCGACCTTCGGTTGGACCGGGCACGCCGGAGCCACCGAGGGGGCCATGGCCTGGCCGCACCGGGCCTCGACCGTCATTCACGCCGCCGCAGCCTCGGCTTGGCTGGGCGCCCTGGCCGTCTTCGTCATCCTCGCCGCCCGGCCGGTCCGGGATCAGGCCCGGGACGCGGCCCTGACGGCGACGCTGCGGCGGTTCTCCGGCCTGGGCGCGGTGATGGTGGCGCTGCTGGTGGCGACAGGCGTCGCCAACGGCCTGTTTATCGTCGGCTGGTCAAACGCGACGGCGGCCGCCGGAACCGCCTGGGGCCTGCTTCTGGCGTGCAAGCTCGGGCTGTTCGCCGCCATGGTCGGCCTGGCTGCCTGGCATCGGTTCCGCGCGGTTCCGGCGCTCGACCGGAACGGGGCGTCGGAGTGGGCGCGGCTTCGGCTCAGCCTGGGTCTTGAGTTCTTCGCCGGCGGCCTCATTCTGGCGCTGGTCGCCATTCTGGGCGTCCAGCCGCCCCTCGGCGGCTGA
- a CDS encoding Spy/CpxP family protein refolding chaperone has product MSPRWKSVLITVLLAALASGAGAWLGANWTAKRHAPASLHAIIHRELVLTADQETRLDRIETAFAARRAPLESRLRDANADLARAIAANEGDSPAVQASVDQYHDAMGALQKETIAHAFEMRGVLTPDQARAFDAAVADALLQDTR; this is encoded by the coding sequence ATGAGTCCGCGCTGGAAGTCGGTCCTCATCACCGTCCTGCTGGCCGCCCTGGCCAGCGGCGCCGGCGCCTGGCTCGGCGCCAACTGGACCGCGAAACGGCACGCGCCAGCCAGTCTGCACGCCATCATTCATCGCGAGCTGGTGCTGACCGCGGACCAGGAGACCCGACTTGATCGGATCGAAACCGCCTTCGCCGCGCGTCGTGCGCCGCTGGAGAGCCGTTTGCGGGACGCCAACGCCGATCTGGCGCGCGCCATCGCCGCCAACGAAGGCGACAGCCCGGCGGTGCAGGCCTCCGTCGACCAGTATCACGACGCGATGGGCGCTCTGCAGAAGGAGACGATCGCCCACGCTTTCGAAATGCGCGGGGTTCTGACGCCGGATCAGGCGCGCGCCTTCGACGCGGCGGTTGCGGACGCGTTGCTGCAGGACACCCGGTAA
- a CDS encoding RNA polymerase sigma factor, whose translation MAAADTVEARAARGDRAAFSALMAETRSDLHRFIRRYVGEDGEAHDVLQETYVAAWLAIGRYDPSRSFATWLRTIAVNKCRDWARKRTVRRLIRGVAGLESREVQDLPEPAPSAEHRLDDRRRLAAVNRAIDALPDHLKAPLLLSVLEGRSQSEIGAILNVSAKTVETRIARARRRLAEAVP comes from the coding sequence GTGGCCGCAGCGGATACGGTCGAAGCGCGCGCCGCGCGCGGCGACAGAGCGGCGTTTTCCGCCCTGATGGCCGAGACCCGCTCTGATCTCCATCGGTTCATCCGCCGCTACGTCGGCGAGGACGGGGAAGCGCACGATGTGCTGCAGGAGACCTATGTCGCCGCCTGGCTGGCGATCGGCCGCTATGACCCGTCACGGTCCTTCGCGACCTGGCTGCGCACCATCGCCGTCAACAAATGCCGCGACTGGGCCCGCAAGCGCACCGTGCGCAGACTGATCCGCGGCGTCGCCGGTCTCGAGAGCCGGGAGGTGCAGGATCTGCCGGAGCCCGCGCCGAGCGCGGAGCATCGCCTCGATGACCGACGTCGCCTGGCGGCGGTGAACCGGGCCATCGACGCCCTGCCGGATCATCTCAAGGCGCCGCTGCTTCTGTCGGTCTTGGAGGGCCGATCCCAGAGCGAGATCGGCGCCATCCTGAATGTCTCGGCCAAGACGGTCGAGACCCGCATCGCCCGGGCGCGCCGGCGGTTGGCGGAGGCCGTTCCCTGA
- a CDS encoding copper resistance system multicopper oxidase, which produces MSTLALDRRALLRGGVLTGGLLAAQGLLPAWAQSGSPGMGPTLPTLNGPNVALSVGHSPFSVGGRTGHAITVNGTLPAPLIRLREGQNVRLSVTNTLDEDTSIHWHGLLLPFQMDGVPGISFPGIKPRETFLYEFPVIQSGTFWYHSHSDLQEAMGHYGPIIIDPAGADPVAYDREHVLVLSDWSFMHPHEILEKLKKSPGYFNRQRTTLSGLINGEDGMSLEERRMWGAMRMDPRDIADVNGTTYTYLVNGHGPQENWTGLFRPGERVRLRIINASAMSIFNVRIPGLAMTVVNADGENVRPVEIDEFQISVAETYDVIVRPTEDRAYTIVSESVDRSGMGRATLAPRLGMTAEVPPLRRVPTLSMRDMGMGGMDHSGMAGMDHSGMAGMDHSAMGAASAPAAGGMDHGAMGHGAAQTGTATGSMAGMSHNMRDPNNAPPNMAVGVGVDMIAPMPANRLGDRPLGLADEPHRVLVYTDLVSLSPNKDQRPPSRALEIHLTGNMERFMWGFDGRKFSEIVEPIRFERDERVRVTLVNDTMMAHPIHLHGHFFELVTGGPAGHQPLKHTVNVAPGGKVTFDLTADAPGDWAFHCHMLMHMHAGMFNVVTVRPLDGEAR; this is translated from the coding sequence ATGTCCACGCTTGCCCTCGACCGCCGCGCCTTGCTCAGGGGAGGCGTCCTGACCGGCGGCCTGCTCGCCGCCCAGGGACTTCTGCCCGCCTGGGCCCAGTCCGGATCGCCGGGCATGGGGCCGACCCTCCCGACCCTCAACGGACCGAACGTGGCGCTGAGCGTGGGCCACTCTCCGTTCAGCGTCGGCGGCCGGACCGGCCATGCGATCACGGTCAACGGCACGCTCCCGGCGCCCCTGATCCGGCTGCGTGAAGGACAGAACGTGCGGCTCTCGGTCACCAACACCCTGGACGAAGACACCTCGATCCATTGGCACGGCCTGCTGCTGCCGTTCCAGATGGACGGGGTGCCCGGCATCAGCTTCCCCGGCATCAAGCCGCGCGAAACCTTCCTGTACGAGTTCCCGGTCATTCAGTCCGGCACCTTCTGGTACCACTCGCACTCCGACCTTCAGGAGGCGATGGGCCACTACGGGCCGATCATCATCGATCCAGCGGGCGCGGACCCGGTGGCCTATGATCGGGAGCACGTGCTCGTGCTGTCGGACTGGAGCTTCATGCACCCGCATGAGATCCTCGAGAAGCTGAAGAAGAGCCCAGGCTACTTCAACCGCCAACGCACCACCCTGTCCGGCCTGATCAACGGCGAGGACGGGATGAGCCTGGAGGAGCGTCGGATGTGGGGCGCCATGCGCATGGACCCGCGCGACATCGCCGACGTGAACGGGACGACCTACACCTATCTGGTCAACGGCCACGGTCCGCAGGAGAACTGGACCGGCCTGTTCCGGCCGGGCGAGCGTGTACGGCTGAGGATCATCAACGCCTCGGCCATGTCGATCTTCAACGTCCGCATCCCGGGTCTGGCGATGACCGTGGTCAACGCCGACGGCGAGAATGTGCGGCCCGTGGAGATCGACGAGTTCCAGATCTCGGTCGCCGAGACCTATGACGTCATCGTGCGACCGACTGAGGACCGCGCCTACACCATCGTCTCGGAATCGGTCGACCGCTCCGGCATGGGTCGCGCGACGCTGGCGCCGCGTCTGGGCATGACGGCGGAGGTGCCGCCCCTGCGGCGCGTGCCGACCTTGAGCATGCGGGACATGGGCATGGGGGGCATGGACCACTCCGGCATGGCGGGGATGGACCACTCAGGCATGGCCGGGATGGATCATTCCGCCATGGGCGCCGCGAGCGCCCCGGCGGCCGGCGGCATGGATCACGGCGCCATGGGACACGGCGCCGCCCAGACCGGCACTGCGACGGGGAGCATGGCGGGCATGAGCCACAACATGCGCGACCCGAACAACGCCCCGCCCAACATGGCGGTCGGCGTCGGGGTCGACATGATCGCCCCCATGCCCGCCAACAGACTGGGAGACCGTCCCTTGGGGCTGGCGGACGAGCCGCATCGCGTGCTCGTCTACACCGATCTGGTCTCGCTCTCGCCGAACAAGGACCAAAGACCGCCCTCGCGCGCGTTGGAGATTCACCTGACCGGCAATATGGAGCGCTTCATGTGGGGCTTCGACGGCCGGAAGTTCTCCGAGATCGTCGAGCCCATCCGCTTCGAGCGGGACGAGCGCGTCCGGGTGACCCTGGTGAACGACACCATGATGGCCCACCCCATCCACCTGCACGGGCACTTCTTCGAGCTGGTGACGGGCGGACCCGCAGGGCACCAGCCGCTCAAGCACACCGTCAATGTGGCGCCGGGAGGGAAGGTCACCTTCGATCTGACCGCCGACGCCCCCGGCGACTGGGCCTTCCACTGTCACATGCTCATGCACATGCACGCCGGCATGTTCAACGTCGTCACCGTCCGCCCGCTCGATGGAGAGGCCCGATGA